In Dermacentor variabilis isolate Ectoservices chromosome 11, ASM5094787v1, whole genome shotgun sequence, one genomic interval encodes:
- the LOC142563569 gene encoding uncharacterized protein LOC142563569: MTSFMKQHFKWSGRICLVSGVPFVQISGTSKGHRSKMPRKSLYLFYSIFCFGLFTTIQVFYFYQISLEVFGNVQKFTRSLYVLLFVVLTLKIIVNLCCVAVKSRSLSDFFKSSTKYEIAVGFIAPKHCGQSTACVVLRILLSLTFIANVSASTYLSFEFVDHLMCNRTLDVFLKAVCVGGNFLFYVYEMVHFILLRPCAEVIRLYIRHQHDLLQPVVDARCNAPLAKRSKDIEMIRMNICSIVALKDQLNAIWGWCIMASGAVVLLVSCICIYSVFVEEFSTVQHLLTIMYSISTALDFVDVANLSQQMMNEMRKIRQTLQRSPTYSENGAYFNQICLLRESIKPREMGLSGAGFFTFHLPLVVSLSGAVITYTVILVQTSQSVKTT; this comes from the exons ATGACATCCTTCATGAAGCAACACTTCAAGTGGTCTGGGCGTATCTGTCTGGTTTCTGGAGTTCCATTTGTTCAAATTTCTGGAACTAGCAAGGGACATAGAAGCAAAATGCCGCGGAAGTCCCTGTACCTATTCTATTCTATCTTTTGCTTTGGACTGTTCACTACTATTCAGGTGTTCTATTTTTATCAGATATCCCTGGAAGTTTTTGGTAATGTTCAGAAATTCACGAGATCCCTTTACGTTCTCTTGTTTGTCGTCCTTACATTAAAAATAATTGTGAATTTGTGTTGCGTTGCTGTTAAGTCACGTTCTCTTTCTGATTTCTTCAAGTCATCGACGAAGTACGAAATTGCCGTGGGATTCATTGCGCCGAAGCACTGCGGCCAATCCACAGCTTGTGTTGTCTTGCGGATTTTGCTGTCTCTGACATTCATCGCGAACGTATCAGCAAGCACTTACCTATCTTTTGAGTTTGTAGACCACCTCATGTGCAACAGAACGCTCGATGTGTTCTtaaaggcagtctgcgtcggtGGCAATTTCCTGTTCTACGTGTACGAAATGGTACACTTCATTCTCCTCCGACCATGCGCTGAAGTCATCCGGTTGTACATTCGGCATCAGCATGATCTTCTTCAGCCTGTAGTGGATGCTCGCTGCAACGCCCCCTTGGCCAAGCGTTCCAAGGATATCGAAATGATCAGAATGAATATCTGCTCCATTGTTGCACTCAAGGACCAGCTCAACGCTATATGGGGTTGGTGCATCATGGCCTCTGGTGCGGTCGTCCTTTTAGTCTCCTGCATATGCATATACTCTGTGTTCGTCGAGGAATTTTCGACTGTGCAACATCTACTCACGATTATGTATAGCATTTCTACAGCCCTGGACTTCGTTGATGTAGCCAATCTTAGCCAGCAAATGATGAACGAG ATGAGAAAAATACGTCAAACGCTTCAGAGATCTCCAACTTACTCCGAAAATGGAGCCTATTTTAATCAA ATATGCCTTCTGAGGGAGTCTATAAAACCCAGGGAGATGGGCTTGTCCGGGGCAGGGTTTTTCACGTTTCATCTGCCACTGGTGGTGTCG CTTTCAGGTGCAgtcatcacatacactgtcattCTTGTGCAAACCAGCCAAAGTGTAAAGACTACCTGA